From Coffea arabica cultivar ET-39 chromosome 10e, Coffea Arabica ET-39 HiFi, whole genome shotgun sequence, one genomic window encodes:
- the LOC113712727 gene encoding U-box domain-containing protein 30: protein MPMYQPSSRGRDGFEVSGGGQVLDLETAVKDGILGGGGGVVHSCATGEKFDLKKMIEELDSIEIPSVFICPISLEPMQDPVTLCTGQTYERSNILKWFSLGHFTCPTTMQELWDDSITPNSTLYQLIYSWFTQKYLAMKKRSEDVQGRALELLETLKKVKGQARVQALKELRQVVSAHDSAKKTVVDNGGVALLSSLLGPFTTHAVGSEAIGILVNLDFSSDAKTNLRQPAKVSLMVDILNEGSIDTKINCTKLIEILIDGEDFESEIVSSLSLLVGVLRLVKDKRHPNGVLAGLRLLKMICSHESVRNSVVSIGAVPQLVELLPTLNPECLELALYVLEALCTLPEGGLALKNCPSAIPAIVKLLMKVSESCTHFALSILWAVCKLAPEECAALAVDAGLAAKLLLVIQSGCNPVLKQRSAELLKLCSLNYTATLFISKCKLTRTIQ from the coding sequence ATGCCTATGTACCAGCCATCTAGTAGGGGGAGGGACGGGTTTGAGGTGAGTGGGGGTGGGCAGGTATTGGATCTGGAAACTGCAGTCAAAGATGGGATCttgggtggtggtggtggagtgGTTCATAGTTGTGCTACTGGGGAAAAATTTGATCTGAAGAAGATGATTGAGGAGCTGGATTCAATTGAAATTCCATCAGTTTTCATTTGTCCCATCTCTCTAGAGCCAATGCAAGATCCTGTGACCCTTTGCACAGGGCAAACTTATGAGAGATCCAACATCCTCAAGTGGTTCTCTTTGGGGCACTTCACTTGCCCCACCACAATGCAGGAGCTTTGGGATGACTCAATAACCCCAAATAGTACCCTTTACCAGCTCATTTACAGCTGGTTTACTCAGAAGTACCTTGCTATGAAGAAGAGGTCTGAGGATGTGCAAGGAAGGGCTTTGGAGCTCTTGGAGACTCTGAAGAAAGTTAAAGGTCAAGCTAGAGTTCAAGCTTTGAAAGAGTTGAGGCAAGTCGTTTCTGCTCATGATTCAGCCAAGAAAACAGTTGTGGATAATGGTGGGGTTGCTCTGCTTTCTTCACTATTAGGCCCTTTTACCACACATGCTGTTGGGTCAGAGGCGATTGGGATTTTGGTGAATTTGGATTTTAGTTCAGATGCGAAGACGAACTTGAGACAACCAGCTAAGGTTTCGTTAATGGTAGACATATTGAATGAGGGTTCGATTGATACGAAAATCAATTGCACTAAATTGATCGAAATACTAATCGACGGGGAGGATTTTGAGTCCGAAATCGTGTCAAGCTTGAGTCTTTTGGTGGGAGTACTTAGATTAGTTAAGGATAAGAGACATCCGAATGGGGTGTTGGCTGGCCTTAGATTGCTGAAAATGATTTGCTCACATGAATCTGTGAGGAACTCGGTGGTAAGCATTGGGGCTGTTCCTCAATTGGTGGAGTTGTTACCCACTTTGAATCCCGAGTGCTTAGAATTGGCACTCTATGTTCTCGAAGCGTTATGTACCCTTCCAGAGGGTGGTCTGGCTCTAAAGAATTGTCCTAGTGCTATCCCCGCCATTGTGAAGCTATTGATGAAGGTGTCAGAGAGCTGTACTCACTTTGCCTTGTCAATTTTGTGGGCAGTTTGCAAGCTTGCTCCAGAGGAATGTGCTGCACTTGCTGTTGATGCAGGTCTAGCGGCGAAGTTGCTTCTTGTCATTCAGAGCGGTTGCAATCCAGTTCTGAAGCAACGCTCGGCAGAGCTCTTGAAGCTATGTAGTCTAAATTATACAGCTAcccttttcatttcaaaatgtAAACTTACAAGAACAATACAATGA
- the LOC113712965 gene encoding protein PHLOEM PROTEIN 2-LIKE A10-like, whose product MDLDLMKRGLHYTREKKKWLIILGLVGFSSYGAYKVYHLPGVAKKRRRLLKLLEALFSVAEMVSKSSDTISIVCKDFKEFLLSDSDEIPTSLKQLSKIARSDQLSGSLTKVSEAIAIGVLRAYRSENRGETEEVGKSDFSDRFLDKLTSSAGTGFVSVVVGSFARNLVMGFRLNGELNQGLNGDGHNGMLNVNSSSLSMPGWVNVVCDDRCKVLIADCIKTFVSTAVAVYLDKTMDINIYDELFSGLTNPKHQNQVGDILVSLFNGAVETFVKTSHQVLTASKPDLGSNSNFSCSPVDQNEAASLGSNKLQDREVALSKIQEGSRSINTQNNGWVSSVSSTLAVPSNRKFVLDVTGRVTFETIRSLVEFFFWKISEVLKRSFAVIREDIIDRGLEVIRYVGAKSAVILTICLALLLHVLGSGRVLLPA is encoded by the coding sequence ATGGATCTTGACTTGATGAAAAGGGGCTTGCATTATACGAGGGAAAAGAAGAAGTGGTTAATCATATTGGGGTTGGTTGGTTTCTCGAGTTATGGGGCTTATAAAGTGTATCACTTGCCTGGTGTTGCCAAGAAAAGGAGGAGACTTTTGAAGTTATTGGAAGCTTTGTTTTCAGTTGCTGAAATGGTATCCAAATCCTCGGATACTATCAGTATTGTGTGCAAGGATTTTAAGGAGTTCTTGCTGTCTGATTCTGATGAAATTCCCACTAGCTTGAAGCAGCTATCAAAAATTGCTCGATCTGATCAGCTTTCCGGGTCATTGACTAAGGTTAGCGAGGCTATTGCAATTGGGGTTTTAAGGGCTTATAGGTCTGAAAACAGGGGTGAGACTGAGGAAGTTGGTAAATCTGATTTTTCAGATAGGTTTTTGGATAAATTGACTTCCAGTGCCGGGACTGGATTTGTTTCGGTTGTTGTTGGCAGTTTCGCAAGGAATTTGGTTATGGGGTTTCGCTTGAATGGTGAATTAAATCAAGGATTGAATGGAGATGGGCATAATGGTATGTTGAACGTGAATTCGAGTTCACTGTCAATGCCTGGGTGGGTAAATGTGGTTTGTGATGATAGATGTAAGGTCCTTATTGCTGATTGTATAAAAACTTTCGTGAGCACTGCTGTTGCTGTGTATCTTGATAAAACAATGGACATCAACATTTACGATGAACTTTTCTCTGGTTTGACTAATCCTAAGCATCAGAATCAAGTTGGAGACATTCTGGTTTCACTCTTTAATGGGGCTGTGGAAACATTTGTTAAGACATCTCACCAGGTGCTGACAGCTTCAAAACCTGATCTTGGGTCGAATTCAAATTTTTCTTGTTCCCCAGTTGATCAGAATGAAGCAGCTAGTTTGGGAAGCAATAAACTTCAGGACCGAGAAGTGGCATTGAGTAAGATTCAAGAAGGAAGCAGATCTATCAACACTCAGAATAATGGATGGGTAAGCAGTGTTTCATCAACCTTGGCAGTGCCAAGCAATAGGAAATTCGTTCTCGATGTGACTGGAAGGGTGACATTTGAAACCATCAGATCGCTTGTGGAGTTTTTCTTTTGGAAGATTTCGGAGGTGCTAAAGAGAAGCTTTGCTGTAATCCGTGAAGACATTATTGATCGTGGATTGGAAGTCATCAGATATGTTGGTGCTAAGTCAGCTGTTATTCTTACCATTTGCCTTGCATTGCTCTTGCATGTGTTGGGCAGTGGTCGTGTTCTGTTGCCTGCATAA